In Apis cerana isolate GH-2021 linkage group LG5, AcerK_1.0, whole genome shotgun sequence, a single genomic region encodes these proteins:
- the LOC108001399 gene encoding DNA repair protein Rad60 — METVKLSSSEDDDDIYLNSVAKLKALKKKQTLLQYKDQEKEEEKQANNEELKSEIFNDTVLKQRTNQKIKNKKYTSKHRSAKQKQKKNISETDSDLEIVSIEEKNLSENDLYIVEDNITQYPNPNENENYEINIKILWRSKNIYRLNICQNENFGQIFKYFANLEQVSIDEILITKKDKIIKRNDTPVSINLSIIDILEGGIIKKDNSMILNNVMEKNDNNICMIKIQTTNKKNLTIFVKRDENFKTLLEKCAQEFNIEKSKIKLYFDGELIAVMDTPDSLEIEDEACFDLQFSS, encoded by the exons atgGAAACAGTGAAATTAAGTTCATCtgaagatgatgatgatatatatttaaattctgttGCAAAATTGAAag cCTTGAAGAAAAAGCAGACATTACTACAATATAAGGATcaagaaaaggaggaagaaaaacaaGCAAATAATGAAGAGTTGAA atctgaaatttttaacgatactGTTTTAAAACAACGAACaaatcaaaagataaaaaataaaaaatatacttctaAGCATCGATCAGCAAAACAAAAACAA aaaaaaaatatatctgaaaCAGATTCAGATTTAGAAATTGTTTCtatagaagagaaaaatttatcagaaaatgatttatatatagttgaaGATAATATAACTCAATATCCAAATCCAAATGAAAATgagaattatgaaataaatattaaaattctttggcgatcaaaaaatatatatcgtttaaatatttgtcaa aatgaaaattttggacaaatttttaaatattttgctaatTTAGAACAAGTatcaattgatgaaattttaataacaaaaaaagataaaattattaaaaggaaTGATACTCCAGtttccataaatttatctataatagatatacttg aaggaggtattattaaaaaagacaaTAGTATGATTTTAAACAATGTgatggaaaaaaatgataataatatctgTATGATAAAGATACAAACaacaaacaagaaaaatttaaccaTTTTTGTTAAAcgagatgaaaatttcaaaactttattAGAGAAATGTGCTCAAGAgttcaatattgaaaaatcaaaaattaaattgtattttgacGGAGAATTAATCGCTGTAATGGATACACCAGATTCTTTAGAAATAGAAGATGAAGCATGTTTTGACCTTCAATTTTCTTcctaa